From the Garra rufa chromosome 23, GarRuf1.0, whole genome shotgun sequence genome, the window cttgctcaggaatggcagcaggcaggtgtgagcgcatctgcacgcacagtgaggccaagacttttggaagatggcctggtgttcagaagggcagcaaagaagccacttctctccaaaaaaaaaaaaaaacatcagggacagattgatcttctgcaaaaagtatggcgaatggactgctgaggactggggcaaagtcatattctccgatgaagcctctttccgattgtttggggcatctggaaaaaggcttgtccggagaagaaaaggtgagcgctaccatcagtcctgtgtcatgccaacagtaaagcatcctgagaccattcatgtgtggggttgcttctcatccaagggagtgggctcactcacaattttgcccaaaaacacagccatgaataaagaatggtaccaaaacaacctccaacagcaacttcttccaacaatccaacaacagtttggtgaagaacaatgcattttccagcacgatggagcaccgtgccataagacaaaagtgataactaagtggctcggggaccaaaacgttgaaattttgggtccatggcctggaaactccccagatcttaatcccattgagaacttgtggtcaatcctcaagaggcgggtggacaaacaaaaacccactaattctgacaaactccaagaagtgattatgaaagaatgggttgctatcagtcaggatttggcccagaagttgattgagagcatgcccagtcgaattgcagaggtcctgaaaaagaagggccaacactgcaaatactgactctttgcataaatgtcatgtaattgtcgataaaagcctttgaaacgtatgaagtgcttgtaattatatttcagtacatcacagaaacaactgaaacaaagatctaaaagcagttgagcagcaaactttgtgaaaactaatatttgtgtcattctcaaaacttttggccacgactgtacaccaaagatattgctttcctcagcagacatttaaactaatgtttcattgtgaatatgagactgagctgaagaatgaatgctgtatcagatgcaggtaatcacactcgctcagaactcagatctctctctctctcgtaatactctacataatacagtgagctttgaatacagtaataaaataagcttttaatgaagcaactcagcgttccttcgttactagttctaaagttacattttcaaattagtaatggaggcttgggctcagctgttaaactgtcaaactcaGATTTGAATTTGTGGCAGAAGAAAGCAGTTCCACACAAAAGAGGATTTTTAAAGACgctctgttgttgtttatttttaatttacacaCTTGTTTCGTTGAACTGTCCAAGCTGCTCACTGCTcacttcaaatgctcactgatgctcagaaagaaacacaatgcattaaggtcCAGGGATTTAAACTGTTGaaaagaatgaaaatgtgtacatttttcttattttgcctaaatatcatgtttctttcatttagtactgccccagatacttacatgtttcccagaagacaaaataatttaaatttaccctgatcttcaaatttaaaacgtTTGGACTTTTAATGCATTTAAGAGCATCAGTGGGCATTTAAActttctgtgatagttgcatatgagtccctcagttgtcctcagtgtgaaaagatatcaTACAGTCGtcgttggaaagtgttcaaatatacaaaaatgttgaaaaaccaaagaaaattTTCAGGACAAAACAAGGGatccatgaacaactatcactaaacaaaaaaaaaaatcatcattcaggtaacaacaaagaattaaaaatcaagtgtatgtaaacttttgaatggggtcatttttataaactcaactattatttactcttgtgcactatatgtaaacatcttttatgtgaaatatcttgttcaggtcagtactgaaaaaagatgtatgatccctcttactgtattttggtaaaataattaacattttgcagattctgaaaggtgtatgtaaacttttgacttcaactgtatacactGTAAGTTTGATGGATTTCATTATACAGAGAGGTATGTGGGCCACTTAGCCTCTGACAGCATCTCTGCAGAGAGGTGCTGGAGCCCCTTAAGAGACTGACCTGTCTGAGAGAAAGAGAGTTGTATTTGCCCCTCTCTATGGGTCCACCTGAGTGTTCTGAAATGCTGGAGAAACTGTGATCTTGCTGTAAATAGAGCACTACATATACAACCTGATGAAAAGGTGCCACAGCGTCCACGCATGTGGGAGTTTTTCATTCAGACAATGAGTCATAGCTTAACAGACGTGACCAGGTTATCCATCAAGGTTTATTCAACCAAACAAAACAGCAGCTCAGTAGGATTAATGAGTAGGATTGCATTGTTGATGTTGACACAGGTCAATGTCAGTTTAACTTCTTCCCCATATTAACACTGTTGTCTGGTTTTCGAAGTATACCTATAGCATAATATATGTATCATTTTAATGTTATTATCTGGCAtttttaaatgagtaaataatgaattttggggtaaactatccctttaagataagaAAATAATGTATTTTGTGCTAAGGTGACACAATCAGAGCAAGTAACATAACAGAATGTGGGTGCGAAAAATAGATCATGACGCAAATGGTGATGAGAGATCAGAAGACAAAGAGCGATGTGGAACATCTTGTCACTCTCCATCAGTGACTAGTCTTAGATCACAGTGGTCAGTGCAGATCTGAAGCTGTGTCGTGCTTCACAACTCTCAGTCATACTCTTAAAAGTACCGACTTGATAATGTCACTCCACTATAGAAGAACAGGAAATAGTGGGCTGCCACCCAGAAGGTCAGGAGTTTGAGCATTGCTGTCGGCATTTTAGTTCTGTGACATCTCCCTGAGATGCCCACTGTGTACCGCTAGCATGCCCTTAAGCAAACCACTGAAACCATTTCTGCTCCAGGTGACAAGCCTTATACTGCAGCCTGACCTCTCTGACAGATATAGACTCAGCATCTTTCACCCAAAACACCACAACATCCTGTCTAAAGATGACaaataaacattagttaatgacgTACAGCATCTTTGCCCAAGATAAGTTTTGTTTAGAATCCACTAGTCTGTCAAGCCTTTAAAAATGTTTCATTATTCGCACGATTGCGAATGTAATTAAAAATGGTCTTTGGTGAGGAAATAAAACAAGCTGGCCTGTAACTTCATTAGAAAGTCCAACATAAAAGTGTTTTttcattaattaaataattaattaatatattaattcattcataaataaacaaaacatacatacatacagtcaagcccgaaatcattcatacccctggcgaattctgaattaaagttacttttattcaaccagcaagtttttgtttgtttttttgaccggaaatgacacaggcttctcccataagataataagatgatgtataagaggcatcattgtggaaaaaaatatttctcagcttttatttacatttgaagaaaaagtggcatgtccaaaattattcataccctttgcaaactgtcccagtctatgggaaaatccaaagttctataccattccaaatagtccaagctgttctaaagcatcctgattaccctgattcattgggaacagctgctttaaccaactcaacaggtgaaaaacagaagctctctgctgttggtttgtggacagtcatggctaagtcaaaggagctcactgaggacctgcggctgcacattgtggctgctcacaagtcaggaaagggctataaaaccatatctaaatgttttggagttccagtggctacagtgcaaagtattattaaaaaagtacaaaaaattttagaggacgtggtcggaggccaaaagtgacacctgtgctggccaggaggaaagtgagagaggtaaaaaagaatccaaggatcaccaccaaggccatcctgatgaatctgggctctgctggtggcaacatctcaaggcagacagtccaacactgcacaccgctgggttccacggaggcagaccaaggaggacaccacttctccagataaggcacacaaaagcccgcttggcctttgcaaatactcatctggacaaagaagaagacttctggtcttttgttttatggtcagatgaaacaaaaattgaattatttggcataaaggagaagccttcaaccctaagaacaccattcccactgtcaaacatggtggtgggaaccacTTTTTttagggggtgtttttcagcccgtggaccagggaacctaatcacggtaaacggcaccatgaaaaaggagcaatacatttaaattctcaacaacaacatcaggcagtctgcaatgaaacttggccttgggcaccagtggacatttcagcaacgacccaaaacacacagcaaaagtcctgacttaaattcaattgaaaatctgtggagggagctaaagatcagggtgatggcaaggagaccctcctaCCTGAAAGAGtcggagctcatcgctaaagatgaatgggcaaaaataccagtggagacatgcaaaaagctggttcAGCAATTGATGTGTCGATTTTatgaatttgcatattcatatctaaaattatgcattattaactgtattacgaatatgtcttatgaattattatatttatatcattattaatcttTTTGAGAATATGTATTTAATGCCCTAACAGTTTTACCCTGACTGACCTTTTGAGACATGACATGAGACTGAATGCTGTTGCTATATAGATATTTTATCTATCATCAACTCTAACAGACAGACCGATGTTCTTAGAACAAGAAATACTTCTTCgtaaatgtgcctttttaaagtttgggttggtggGCAAACATGCAAATTAATAACACCTTTGGTCATGAGCTGAGACATGAGTAATGTGTTCTTAATCAAAATTAGACATATAAGTGACCTATTGACTTCCTGTACTGTCTGGTGTTAGGGTATGAGAAGTGCTAACCCTCCACCCCTTGCAGAACGGAGTTCACActtcttcttctttctctctGCTTTTTTACTCTTTTACTCTGATACTGGGTTCACCTAGACAGTCCTATATTTCTTTTAGACTTATTTCTCTCAGATTTGACTAGCTTTGAATTTGACTTACATCTTTAATTCGGATTAATTATAATTTGATTAATTAGACTATATTTAATTGGACTTTATTTGATCAGACTGACAAATGATTTAATTATTGACAACTTGGAATTGGGAATTaatatgtttatttcttttatcaAAATTACATTAATGGAATTAAAAGTCATTAATAATGTGATTCTTGTTATTGCTGCTGTTCTTTTAATTGTGGTATTTATTTTCATACTCGAAGATATATATAACGTTTTGAAAACTTTGAATAAATGTATAACCTTTTTAACTCCCACCCGTCTGACGTGgaatcaatctttttttttttttttttttttgcatcagcaattataggaagcgtttgattgctgtaatagccaataaagccTTTTCTATTgaatattgagaagggtatgaataattttggacatgccactttttgttcaaatgtaaataaaatctgagaaatattttttttccacaatgatgcctcttgtacatcatcttattatcttctgggagacgtctgtgacatttctaataaaaaagaaacttgctggttgaataaaagtaacacaGAATTACACAGATATTTCTTGAGATGACGCTATGTGATGATTTTTttagaacaagaaaaaaaaaaagatagggaAAGCTCTGGCTTTGTGTGGATGGGCTCTTAATTTGACCATTTTTAGCCACTGTCATAACATGATATGATATCTAGGCTGTtagattatttatttaaactaaacTGTTAGTTTGCTAACTGACtgctaaataaactaaataaaaggaAATGTTTGACCATTTTAGATTCTGTAATCACCAAGCTGTCCAACTGACCCTCATTGCAGTTTTAATTTTTGAATGTCCCAGGTGTGACATTTTAGGCTGTCTAGCACATCTTCATTGTACGGCATTATGTATTCTCTTGTATTCTGTTTGTAAGGGTGTACAAGGCTGTTTTGAAAAGAGCCCACTCCCTCGGTTTGCACGTCCATTTTTAAATCTGGCACACGATCAATGCACCAACAACCCAAGTAATGATAGTCCAGCGCCTCTAATGGGATCTCTATTAGTGTTATGTGAAGATAAGTGAAAGTGACCTTTTCTCAAGTCTTTTTCTCAGTGAAGATGTCGCACATAAGCAGCACATGTGTTCCTTTGATCATTGTTTCATTAGGCCACACATAATCACGAACCGAGTGGATGAAATTAGGTCAGCTAAATTCAGGTTGGTAAATAACTGTGTGATACAAGCAGGATacgaaatattaaataaataggtCTTACTGTGCATTAGatgtattttacattaattttataAGGATGTTTATCAAGAAAAAACATGTagtagttattttgctgtttctatttcctttcatttgtttttataattaactgtttttaaaaacatttagtaGTGATGTTATGTCTCCTTTACATTATTTTTTGTAAAGATGCagtatgtacagtcaagcccaaaattattcttattctggcaaattctgactaaaaatgttacttttattcaaccggcaagtttcttttttattagaaatgacacagacgtctcccagaagataataagaccaAGATATAGTCGGCTAAACTCACTGAAACCCTTTTTGAAGCCTCATTATAGCGAAGCTAATCATGCTTTTGTAAATTCTGAGTGATttctctttttttgaaagaatctGACAAAACTTACATCAGTACTTCATTTGTTTCACTGCTCTTGTCTGGGTGCAATTTCTGTCTGTTTACAAGCTCAAAGACATTCATGTCATTGCTGATAACTACAAGCAAGAATATTTTGCGCATGACTGCCTGATTACCTGATTTGCACAATTTTATTCATCGAATTATTCATTAAAATGATGCAGACTGCATTTATGATATTCAGCCTCAGTGAATTTCTCAGAGTCTTTGCCTCAgaggcacacacacacaagcacagtTTTTCGAGGTTATGTATATGGATTACATCAGACACTTACTCAATTTCTGAATCAAATGCTTTGCTCACTATAATGAAAGAGGATATTTTAGTCCTTTGGCAGAATACAAAGTCTCAAATGTGTGTTCTTTTGACAGGCAAATATTACAGATGACAGCGGATCTTGACCTTCTGAAGTAATTTGACTTGAGGACATCAGATCCTTTATCcatcgtcatctgattagttgaatttgaccggatttccggtagacgcgagtgtcgcgtttaatTTCGGTccaccgggaaacaaagcgcagactgatttactctgcgttttgctaaaatgtgctcatGCAGACGACATagttgttatacacatatgcgacgttcgcgaacaaattactgacttactgcttgttctccctcttcttcgttatctttcaatgctggttatttcagtgactgacttgttgcacgccagtctgttgttgtgggaggatttccacgcacagaaacgtgacgctgaacgaaacaaactgtgattggttgtttgacatgtcgatcaaacggtcttatgggcgggccttggccaatgaaacctgccatgaattccagaccttcagccgtcagtctgaaggtctggctatgcaaGACTACTCTGTGTCTCTATATTAAATTACTCATGTCCCCAGTATTCCTTTTCACATTTTCTCATAATTACTAAGATGCTgctttgattttatattttacagcTTATATCTCCCCACGCTGCTATCGGCTGCCACGTTCATGGCTCTATTAACGTCCCTTACATCCCCTCCAAAAGAATCTAATAGAGCAATCAATTCCCTCCCCATTTACAGCACTCATTGCTTCATTATTATTTGATAGTATGTGATTTTGATCTTTTTCTACAAAGACAATGATTATGAGCTTCAGACCCCAGAGGCCGTGAGGAATGGAAATGGCACATGTGAATGCATGTGAATCTATTTTCTCTTTTCTTACTCAAAAAAGGGATGCATGATAAGTTACTGATCCATATTGGATTTTCAATTGTGCTCTTTTCCCCTACTTTCACATTTAGATTACATTGTCATCATCTAAACGTATTTTTTAAAGGGCACaccagatgcaaaattcacttttacactGTGTTTGCatatacaatgataaaaatccatttaagtcttttttttaatccccaaaaaacctaaacagtctcaattatcaagctgttttgattttctgatcAGTATGACGTCATATTGCTCAAGCCCCGCCTACGACCGCTAAtggactgtcccgtattagcatatttccaccctcagccagttgtacgctgtTCGCCATTTCTCTCGTCGTAAGCaacgcaggtgttttgtagttggatgtaaaagtgaacataagagtcttaattttctcccgacatcagagccactgaggatgcagtggattgattttgtttttgatggtaatgcacAACAAGTACATAAAAAACCGAAGAGAGGGGTGGGGTCAgtagtagctcattatcatttaaagaggcatgcaccaaAACAGCTTGCTGTGAACAGCTGTCTTTGACAAGGTacaaagggtgttgttttacacaaccattgaggaattttaaccaaagtatttagagttagagttatagcgccactgaggtgacatgtacaaaaccaacatcacattaAACGTACCAAATGGATGTTCGTCTGTTTCAGGGGGGAAAAGCGAACATTTTTTCAGCAGCActaagtggacatttcacatcaaatatgtcattAAATGGACATGGCGGTATGTATTTCGGATCTTGCGATTAAGTTCCCAtgggtatgtttttgtcatgtgaTCAGGTTGTTAAAAACACTTATAAATAACACTGAATAACTTGAAAAACATTAGTGACCCTGATTACGTCAGTGTATTCTATAACTCCCAAGCCTGCAACTGAAGTAGGTCGAGATGTCTTCATTTGTTAAACTGAGCATTCGCTCTCCCCATGCTAGTTTCCTGTCACGTCTCATTTAAAGATGTACATTAACAGTAAATTCTATAAGAAATACCACAGATTGAAGTTTAAATGTTCATTGGCAGGTGGGACTTTTGCCAACCAGCCTGACTGTTTGATATAATATCCACAAACAATAACGCACCTACTGCCTGTAGGGGCTTTAAAATTACATGTGAACttgatgtgtgtgtctgtgtgtgagtaATCGTGGCCACAGCATGTCACAGATGCACTCTGACAGGAAATCGAGGAAGAAACCTGACTGTCAACACTTTAAAACAAAATAAGGTCATAATTATGTTTTGAAACAGTTCATTGTGCTTATAAAGAGTATCAGGTCCATCTCAATCACTCTAGACGTAAGAGCATCTCTCCTTTAGGTATCTTCTGCTGTTCacttgggagaaaaaaaaacgaTACTGCAGAGCTTAAGCAAAACGAAGCAACTGTTGATTCAGACAGACTAGACATGTAAAACGACGAAGATAAACCAGTTCCTGTCTCTCTAGTGGTGTAGCTCACTTCCTGTGCCTCCGCTGCTGCTTATGTTTGACTCATTCTGTTCAGACTGTTGTCTTCACAGAAATGGATTTTTTGATGACAGGGCCAACGTACAAACTTCTTATGTTTTTATGCATTATACGAGGTAAGAGGGgcttggatttttatttttacccaCAACGAAAATGTTTATTAGCTTTTAAACTGATCTGTGCTGTGGTTAAGGGGTCTGTGACATGACGCTCATCTTTATATCTATTAATTTACTCcgaaaatgcatttgaaatgaaGTTTATACATACAGTGATTTAACAATCAAGCAGAAACATTCTGAAATGACCCTCAAAACTGTCATGGTCAATAAATCTCTTCAATTATCAGACAATGTGATCTTTTTCTCACAAAGCAAGATTATTTCAGATTGTTAGATGGAGTGGAGCACTCCTAAATGTAATGATGATATTTATGAATCAATGATTAGCATAACATAGCTTAACATGATTAAGATGCACATGCTTTGAAGGTGTGATGGAAAATGCATTGCTTTTTACTTGatggttaaaaaaaattataaataacaaattaaataacTTTACCTGAtgcctaaaataaaaaatgaatacttaTTTTGAAAAActgttttgtaaattttatataatCATTAACATATGCACACTCATATGTGTTCAAGGTGTAAgacaaatatattactttttacttgatggttacagttgaagtcaaaagtttacatacaccttgcagaatctgcaaaatgttaattattttgccaaaataagagggatcataccaaatgttatttttaacttagtaccgatctgaataagatatttcacttaaaagacatttacatatagtccacaggacaaaaaaaaagttacatttataaaaatgaccttgttcaaaggtttgcatacacttgattcttaatactttttttttttttttagttgtagttcatgagtcccttgtttgtcctgagcagttaaactgccactgttcttgaaaaaaaaatcccTATGCTCCCACacaatcttttttgtttttcagcatttttgtgtatttgaaccctttccaacaatggctgtatgattttgagatccatctttcaaactgaaagactcatatgcaactattacagattcagtttcaaatgctcactgatgcttcagaaggaaacacaatgcattaagatgcattataaactttttgaatttgaggatcagggtaaatgtaactaatTTTGTCTTCCGGAAAACATTTAGgtatctcctgtagcttctgaagggcagtactaaataaaaaaataaaaataaaaaaagatatttaggcaaaataagacattttcttcattctgttcaaaagttttcaccccccagctcttaatgcattgtgtttccttctggcgcatcagtaagcatttgaaccttctgtaatagttgcatacgagtccctcagttgtcctcagtgtgaaaagatggatctcaaaatcatacagtcattgttggaaagtgttcaaatacacaaaaatctgtgggagctgaaggatttttcttaagaacagcggacagtttaactgtttaggacatataaggaactcatgaacaactatcactaaacaaaaaaaaaaaaaaccacagctgtgggtccttcaggtaacaacacagtattaggaatcaagtgtatgtaaacttttgaacggggtcatttttatattttatagaactatattttttcatgttgcatatatgtaaacgtcttttatgtgaaatatcttattcaggtcagtcctaaataaaaaataacatgcatttggtatgatccctcttattttggtaaaataatattttgcagattctgcaaggtgtatgtaaacttttgacttcaactgtacatatgaCATTTTTTCAGtcattaaatatattttctaatgggtAAAAGGTGAAACCTTGTGAATAACACAATCTGACTATCACTTATGAAACTGGTTTATCAGGAACATATGGAGTGCTTATACAATACAACACGGACGTAACTGCTGTGGAGGGACAAAACATCAGCCTGCAGTGCATTGTGGGAGAGGAGAATGACATCACAATTATCCAGCTGGAATGGACTAAACAGCAAAAAGGAAATGAGAAGAATGATCAGAAGGTTGTTGTGTTCCATCCTTTGATGCCAATAAAATATTTTCAATCCGGTTCTCTTCTGGAGACAGTGATCAGTTCAAAAAATGGGAAGCTGCGGGGCTCAACCCTGACCCTGTATGGCGTTAGTGTGAAGGACAGTGCAAATTATATTTGCGAAATAACTTCATATCCTAATGGCTCGATTAAAAGAACCACAAAGCTGCAAGTTACAGGTAAACTGCTTACTGTTAACCTACATTCTCACATTCAATTCAATTTAAAAGCAAATAACCATCATCTGTCTGCTAATTTCAGAGCCTCCAGCATCAGTGAAGATGCCACATCCATATGGATTCATAAAAGAGGGAGATGACATGAAAATAACTTGTGCAGCTAGCCCTCCACCACTCCGTTACAAGCTTGAACGTTCAAAGGTGAGTCAGACAGAAAAATACTATATACTATATTTCTACATTCCACAGTTTATACAATTCTGTTGATCTCATTCGTCTCATCAGGAcaggatattttggctggaaagctCAAACGGAGAGTTCATTTTACCAAACGTCACCAGAAACAACAGCGATGTGTACATCTGTTCACCTGAATGGGACTCATTAGTCCGAAATCAGCAAGGTCTCAATGCCACCATGGAACTAATAGTGAATTGTGAGTGTTTCTTTAAGAATATAAATTAATTGCAgctaaaaagtttttgaataattttttacCATTATCTGTCTAATAAAACAAATCCATATAAAATAACTCCTGCTTTTCCAAACAGTTCTTGATGGGATTGAATGTAACACAAGCAGCCCCTTAAACATCAGCGTTGGTGAGGATGTGGCGATTTCTTGTATCGCAAAAGCATCACAGCACTTGCAGTATACGTGGATGAGGGTAAGATTGTGAAATATCTTTCAAGAGattgaaattaaaatattaaagcaGAATTGCTTTAAATAAACCATTTGTAGTGTATTATCTGTCTCAGCTTGTCTAAATGTACAAATCCATGTGATGATTTTTAGGGTGACACAACACTGTCTCTGTCAGACACTTTGTCTCTGACCTCTGTAACATCTGACCAGTCAGGAATATACAAACTGACAGCTGTCTCCCTAGACAATCAACTCCAGACAGACATGAAGTTTTCTATCCGTGTTCTCTCAAAGCAAAGCGAAGgtaagaaaagctttttgtaATTGCGATCACATGGCAATTTAAAATTCCCTTGTAAAAAAATAACAGCTTCTTAACTGTGAATAATAAACGATAAAGTCCCAGTTTGCCCAAAGCAAAGCACACAGCACAAACAATGGAAAAAATACCACTGAAGCCTTTGGGAATTAATTATACGTTTTGGAACAGAGGTTAATTGATCAATTTCCCTCTTTCGAAGCCGTCTGGGGCTTATTGTTTTAGCAAAAGCTGTTGAGGTGTTTTTATGTGTGTAGGTCAGGTTTTGCCTACATTTTGAGAACTAAATGTTCCCAGAAGGATAGTAAAACCTGAAATTATCTACATTGTTACCAGCCAACAGTCCCCATGAGGAAAATGACTTAATAAACATGCTAAATAATCTTATTGAAAACGTAAAAATGCAAAAGGTTTGTGTGATGGTTAGGGGAAAAACATTAGCTGTTAAAGAGACagtccacccaaaaattacaattttattattCACTCATCCTCATGTTATTCCTAACTTGtataactttctttcttctgtggaacatgaaaGATGATATTGTGAAGAAGTTGGTAACCAGTTTCGGTTCCCAGTGACCTCAATTAAATATACAATGGAAGTCTATGGAACTGAAACGAATGACACATGGGTGCGTAAATGACGATAGAGTTTAGATTTCTTGGTAGACTAAC encodes:
- the LOC141299891 gene encoding uncharacterized protein, with the translated sequence MDFLMTGPTYKLLMFLCIIRGTYGVLIQYNTDVTAVEGQNISLQCIVGEENDITIIQLEWTKQQKGNEKNDQKVVVFHPLMPIKYFQSGSLLETVISSKNGKLRGSTLTLYGVSVKDSANYICEITSYPNGSIKRTTKLQVTEPPASVKMPHPYGFIKEGDDMKITCAASPPPLRYKLERSKDRIFWLESSNGEFILPNVTRNNSDVYICSPEWDSLVRNQQGLNATMELIVNFLDGIECNTSSPLNISVGEDVAISCIAKASQHLQYTWMRGDTTLSLSDTLSLTSVTSDQSGIYKLTAVSLDNQLQTDMKFSIRVLSKQSEGMTTSSPVRTTEHLSSFPTNGTSSWSTDTTVSTTESGHFIASTVKPNATMTTLQHRHTSHPTPLNDSSSAPPVGNASTLHTSTAKSTEILSTVTPDQATRRREIATAVITQKNIMTVTTPKASKSSAYIAVPIVLLLLVLIVLLYRRYQNQKKMDMPPPFKPPPPPVKYTSVRNHDVPMTDILV